The following proteins come from a genomic window of Candidatus Thiodiazotropha sp. CDECU1:
- a CDS encoding endonuclease yields the protein MNSNLKCVDGLYYPEFHAGWGGCAEELFHYTSRYFACTQAFLRNLADQRQFNMSGYQANNLSKTQRHLMAAILAFEPDLKSARGITQIVRAVINGESEISESLADSYRDHLKLIPQDVELVYSARTHHHSQPDVAPLDPFLNLAGRLNLPVAVHKHHLEVPLKALAQHLDSPNPALRNSLQEAILNLHFAGYALKNHPGLTHREARELGDESSL from the coding sequence ATGAATAGCAACTTGAAATGTGTAGATGGTTTGTACTATCCGGAATTTCACGCCGGCTGGGGTGGTTGTGCCGAAGAGTTGTTCCACTACACATCTAGGTACTTTGCCTGTACCCAGGCATTTTTGAGAAACCTCGCGGATCAACGCCAGTTCAATATGTCCGGTTATCAGGCCAACAATCTAAGCAAAACCCAGAGACATCTGATGGCCGCAATACTCGCTTTTGAGCCGGACCTGAAATCTGCCCGTGGCATAACCCAGATTGTCCGTGCTGTCATCAACGGTGAGAGCGAAATCAGCGAATCCCTTGCAGATAGTTACCGGGATCATCTGAAACTCATACCCCAGGATGTGGAACTCGTCTACTCAGCCAGGACACATCACCATAGCCAACCTGATGTTGCCCCGCTCGATCCTTTCCTGAATCTCGCCGGCCGCTTGAATCTCCCAGTGGCGGTACATAAACATCACCTGGAGGTTCCATTGAAGGCTTTGGCGCAACACCTGGACTCACCGAACCCCGCCCTGCGTAATAGCCTGCAGGAGGCGATCTTAAATCTCCACTTTGCCGGGTATGCGTTGAAGAATCATCCGGGTTTGACCCATAGGGAAGCACGGGAGCTGGGAGACGAAAGTTCCCTCTGA
- the glyA gene encoding serine hydroxymethyltransferase, whose translation MFKKSMQIQGYDDELWAAIEAEERRQEEHIELIASENYTSPRVMQAQGGVMTNKYAEGYPHKRYYGGCEYVDVAEQLAIDRAKALFNADYANVQPHSGSQANAAVYMALCEPGDTILGMSLAHGGHLTHGAKPNFSGKIYHAIQYGLNPDSGEIDYDEVERLAKEHKPKMIVAGFSAYSRVVDWQRFRDISDEVGAYLFVDMAHVAGLIATGHYPSPVHIADVTTTTTHKTLRGPRGGLILAKANPEIEKKLNSLVFPGTQGGPLMHVIAAKAVAFKEAMEPEFKAYQQDVIENARAMAKVFMERGYDVVSKGTDDHLFLVSFIEAGLTGKDVDAWLGAANITVNKNAVPNDPQSPFVTSGIRVGTPAVTTRGFGEKECVELAGWMCDVIDSRGDQTVIDSIKTKVLEICAKYPVYSG comes from the coding sequence ATGTTCAAAAAAAGCATGCAAATTCAGGGTTATGACGACGAACTTTGGGCAGCCATAGAGGCGGAGGAGCGACGTCAGGAAGAGCATATCGAGCTGATTGCGTCGGAAAACTATACCAGCCCCAGGGTTATGCAGGCCCAGGGTGGGGTGATGACCAATAAATATGCCGAGGGGTATCCCCACAAGCGCTATTACGGCGGCTGTGAATATGTGGATGTCGCCGAGCAATTGGCCATCGATCGTGCCAAGGCGCTGTTCAATGCTGACTACGCCAATGTACAACCCCATTCCGGCTCCCAGGCCAATGCCGCGGTCTATATGGCGTTGTGTGAACCTGGGGACACCATCCTTGGTATGAGCCTGGCCCATGGCGGACATCTGACCCATGGCGCCAAGCCCAACTTCTCCGGAAAGATATACCATGCGATCCAGTATGGATTGAATCCCGATAGTGGTGAAATCGACTACGATGAGGTCGAGCGCCTCGCCAAAGAGCATAAACCGAAAATGATCGTGGCAGGTTTCTCTGCCTATTCGCGTGTGGTCGATTGGCAACGTTTTCGCGATATCTCAGATGAGGTGGGTGCCTATCTGTTTGTGGATATGGCCCACGTGGCCGGTCTGATAGCCACTGGACACTATCCCAGTCCAGTGCATATTGCGGATGTCACCACCACCACAACCCACAAGACCCTGCGCGGACCCCGTGGCGGACTGATCCTGGCCAAGGCCAATCCGGAGATCGAAAAGAAGCTGAATTCATTGGTCTTTCCAGGCACCCAAGGCGGCCCGCTAATGCATGTCATTGCGGCCAAGGCGGTGGCCTTCAAAGAGGCGATGGAGCCTGAATTCAAGGCCTATCAACAGGATGTTATCGAGAATGCGCGAGCCATGGCCAAGGTCTTCATGGAGCGGGGATATGATGTGGTGTCCAAGGGCACCGATGACCATCTTTTCCTGGTCAGTTTCATAGAGGCGGGGTTGACCGGCAAGGATGTGGACGCCTGGCTTGGCGCGGCGAACATCACGGTGAATAAAAATGCCGTACCCAATGATCCTCAATCGCCATTCGTCACCTCCGGGATCAGGGTCGGGACCCCAGCGGTTACAACCCGTGGCTTCGGTGAGAAGGAGTGCGTGGAGCTGGCGGGTTGGATGTGTGATGTCATCGATAGCCGGGGCGACCAGACGGTCATTGACTCGATTAAGACAAAGGTGCTGGAAATCTGCGCCAAATATCCCGTCTACAGCGGTTAA
- a CDS encoding glycoside hydrolase family 57 protein: MSDKSNPDNRLQVVLCWHMHQPYYKGPEDSDYLLPWVYLHGIKDYADMAAHLEHTPDAKAVVNFAPVLLEQIDDYASQIDAWLNRGSLIRDPLLAALAGPGLPVDTPSRKAIISACLKANENRLISRFKHFSELAALAKHALENEAMIAYFNDQYLVDLLIWYHLAWVGECQRVNDIRMRSLQAKGHGFDQDDRRRIMEMIWEILSNLTQRYAKLAANHQVELSVTPYAHPIIPLLTDMNSAKEALPTITMPKLEEYPGGESRARWHMRKGIEVFKDHFGFKPTGCWPSEGGVSEATLKMLEEEGFEWAATGQQVLSNSLMAGGGDSQLPDNWVHSAYCVQEGHLNMFFRDDGLSDLIGFTYGEWHSDDAVGDLINHLVNIADACQDNPDAVVSIIMDGENAWEYYPYNGSYFLRAMYERLSQHPRLNLTTFSEVLGRRQQPSPRLSKLVAGSWVYGTFTTWIGDKDKNRAWDLLGEVKKVYDRVVAEKKFSKRKLAELEKQLAICEGSDWFWWFGDYNPGETVSDFEQLFRSQLSHLFDLLGEPKPDYLSQVFAVGSGKPSLGGVMKKND; the protein is encoded by the coding sequence ATGTCCGATAAGTCCAATCCTGACAACCGTCTGCAGGTTGTCTTATGCTGGCACATGCATCAGCCCTACTATAAGGGGCCAGAGGATAGTGACTACCTGTTGCCCTGGGTCTATCTGCACGGCATCAAGGACTATGCGGATATGGCTGCCCATCTGGAACACACACCGGATGCCAAGGCAGTGGTGAATTTTGCCCCGGTGTTGTTGGAACAGATCGATGATTATGCCAGTCAGATAGATGCTTGGCTGAACAGGGGCAGTCTGATTCGAGATCCTCTTCTGGCGGCACTCGCCGGACCGGGTCTTCCCGTGGATACGCCATCCCGAAAGGCGATCATCTCCGCTTGTCTCAAGGCAAATGAGAATCGCCTGATCAGTCGTTTCAAGCACTTCAGTGAGTTGGCCGCCTTGGCTAAGCATGCCTTGGAAAACGAGGCCATGATTGCCTATTTCAATGATCAATATCTGGTCGATCTCTTGATCTGGTACCATTTGGCCTGGGTTGGCGAGTGTCAGCGTGTGAACGATATTCGAATGCGATCCCTGCAGGCAAAGGGGCATGGCTTCGACCAGGATGACCGGCGCCGCATTATGGAAATGATCTGGGAGATTTTAAGCAATCTCACCCAGCGTTATGCAAAGCTCGCAGCGAATCACCAGGTAGAGCTTTCGGTGACGCCCTATGCCCACCCGATCATCCCTTTGCTAACCGATATGAATTCTGCCAAAGAGGCCTTGCCGACGATTACCATGCCCAAGCTGGAGGAGTATCCCGGGGGTGAATCCAGAGCCCGTTGGCATATGCGAAAAGGCATCGAGGTATTCAAAGATCATTTCGGTTTTAAGCCTACAGGGTGTTGGCCCTCAGAGGGTGGGGTCAGTGAGGCAACCTTGAAGATGTTGGAAGAGGAGGGATTTGAGTGGGCCGCCACCGGGCAACAGGTTTTGAGCAATAGTCTGATGGCAGGTGGCGGCGATTCACAGCTTCCTGATAACTGGGTCCACTCGGCCTATTGTGTTCAGGAGGGTCATCTGAACATGTTCTTTCGGGATGATGGGCTCTCCGATCTGATCGGATTCACCTATGGTGAGTGGCATTCGGACGATGCTGTGGGGGATTTGATCAACCACCTGGTGAACATCGCCGATGCATGCCAGGACAATCCGGATGCGGTGGTCTCGATAATCATGGATGGTGAGAACGCCTGGGAGTACTACCCCTATAATGGCAGCTACTTTCTTCGGGCAATGTACGAACGTCTATCCCAACATCCCCGTTTAAATCTAACCACCTTTTCCGAGGTGCTGGGACGACGGCAGCAGCCTTCTCCCAGGCTCTCGAAGCTGGTGGCCGGTAGCTGGGTTTACGGTACCTTTACCACCTGGATCGGGGACAAGGACAAGAACCGCGCCTGGGATCTGCTGGGTGAGGTGAAAAAGGTATACGATCGGGTAGTGGCTGAGAAAAAGTTCAGTAAGCGAAAGTTGGCGGAGTTGGAAAAACAGCTGGCGATTTGTGAGGGCTCCGATTGGTTCTGGTGGTTTGGCGATTATAATCCAGGGGAGACCGTCAGCGATTTTGAACAACTGTTTCGCAGTCAGCTTTCCCATCTGTTTGACCTGCTGGGCGAACCCAAACCCGACTATCTTTCTCAAGTTTTTGCCGTAGGTAGCGGCAAGCCATCCCTGGGTGGGGTAATGAAAAAAAATGATTGA
- the purL gene encoding phosphoribosylformylglycinamidine synthase — MLILRGAPALSEFRLKKLTLRLSSLCNGKVGIVSEYLHFADVNQSLDETERAVLENLLRYGPAMPEIEHQGTLLLVVPRPGTLSPWSSKATDIAHHCGLQKIQRLERGLAYYLTIDGEELDSRQYVIATQQLHDRMTETVLSDAEDATCLFSRAEPKPYIQVDTLGGGEMALRSANTELGLALSDDEIEYLVESFQSLQRNPTDVELMMFAQANSEHCRHKIFNADWIIDGVNQHHSLFEMIRNTTNTSPTDVLSAYKDNAAVISGPCAERFVLDPGTNIYGFGQEDIHILMKVETHNHPTAISPDPGAATGSGGEIRDEGATGKGAKPKAGLCGFSVSNLRIPGWEMPWEVDYGKPDRIVSALDIMLEGPIGAASFNNEFGRPNLNGYFRTYESRVPGPDGEELRGYHKPIMLAGGLGNIRADHIEKGGFPHGSPLVVLGGPAMLIGLGGGAASSMASGTSAEDLDFASVQRSNPEMQRRCQEVIDVCWARGDANPILFIHDVGAGGLSNALPELVHDAALGGRFELRTVPNDDPGMSPMEIWCNESQERYVMAIDTGKLDEFKAICERERCPYAVVGEAMDEEHLVLGDAHFDNNPIDIPMSLLFGKPPRMLRDVRSKTFKKQELDFAAVNIRQAALRVLRLPTVANKTFLITIGDRSVTGMVSRDQMVGPWQVPVADLAVTTSGLMGYTGEAMAMGERTPLALLDAPASGRMAIGEAITNIAAASIEKLSDIKLSANWMAPAGHPGEDVKLYETVKAVGMELCPALGIAIPVGKDSMSMKTVWQAGDEALAVTAPLSLIVSAFAPVKDVRLTQTPMLRNDAEDSDLILIDLGKGKNRLGATALAQVYQQIGHHGADLEDPEALGRFFALVQELNQSNLLLAYHDRSDGGLFTTICEMAFAGRCGVSVEIDDLGDDDLAILFNEELGAVIQVRHLDTDEVLKMLNDAGLGRCSHVIGTLNSDDRIEFKRAGKEVLSATRVELQQAWSETTRQMQALRDNPACAQEEYDRVAAADPGIQVTLSFDPDEDITTPMIATGVRPPMAILREQGVNGQLEMAAAFHRAGFECVDVHMSDIIEGRISLSRFRGLVACGGFSYGDVLGAGEGWAKSALFNSRARDEFEAFFKRQDSFALGVCNGCQMLSNLHQLIPGADHWPHFVRNRSEQFEARLVTVEVCESPSILLNGMSGSRLPIVVAHAEGRAEFNDQQHLQGADELTVLRYLENNGELASRYPANPNGSPDAIAGLCNRDGRVTIMMPHPERVTRTVQHSWHPDDWDEDAPWMRLFRNARVWVD, encoded by the coding sequence ATGTTGATTCTCCGTGGCGCACCCGCCCTCTCTGAATTCCGGCTAAAGAAACTCACCCTACGCCTCTCCAGTTTATGTAACGGAAAAGTGGGGATTGTTTCGGAGTATCTCCATTTCGCCGATGTCAACCAATCTCTCGATGAAACAGAGAGGGCCGTACTCGAAAATCTGTTGCGTTATGGCCCCGCCATGCCTGAAATAGAGCATCAAGGCACACTTTTACTTGTGGTCCCACGACCGGGTACTTTATCACCCTGGTCCAGCAAAGCCACCGACATCGCCCACCATTGCGGGTTGCAGAAGATTCAACGGCTGGAACGTGGTTTGGCCTACTATCTGACCATCGATGGAGAGGAACTGGATAGCAGGCAGTATGTGATCGCGACGCAACAGTTGCATGATCGCATGACCGAGACTGTGTTGTCGGATGCGGAGGATGCGACTTGTCTGTTCAGTCGGGCCGAGCCCAAACCCTATATCCAGGTGGACACCCTGGGGGGTGGAGAAATGGCGTTGCGCAGCGCCAATACAGAATTGGGCCTGGCCCTGTCTGATGACGAAATCGAATATCTGGTGGAGAGCTTTCAATCCCTGCAACGCAATCCCACCGATGTGGAATTGATGATGTTTGCCCAGGCCAATTCAGAGCACTGCAGACATAAGATCTTCAATGCCGACTGGATCATCGACGGGGTGAATCAGCACCACTCCCTGTTTGAGATGATTCGCAATACCACCAACACTTCGCCTACTGATGTGCTTTCGGCCTACAAGGATAATGCCGCTGTCATTAGTGGTCCGTGCGCAGAGCGCTTCGTCCTCGATCCGGGTACCAATATCTACGGCTTCGGCCAGGAGGATATCCATATCCTGATGAAGGTGGAGACCCACAATCATCCAACAGCGATCTCCCCCGATCCGGGTGCAGCGACAGGGTCCGGCGGCGAGATTCGTGACGAAGGGGCAACGGGTAAGGGGGCCAAGCCAAAGGCCGGCCTGTGCGGTTTTTCGGTCTCGAACCTACGCATTCCCGGTTGGGAGATGCCCTGGGAGGTCGACTACGGCAAACCCGATCGTATCGTCTCCGCGCTGGATATCATGCTCGAAGGCCCCATTGGCGCCGCATCCTTCAATAACGAATTCGGCCGGCCCAATCTGAATGGTTATTTCCGCACCTATGAATCCCGGGTACCGGGGCCGGATGGAGAGGAGCTGCGTGGTTATCACAAACCGATAATGCTGGCCGGTGGCTTGGGAAATATCCGCGCAGATCACATTGAAAAGGGTGGTTTCCCACATGGATCGCCCTTGGTTGTTCTAGGTGGTCCAGCGATGCTGATCGGTCTCGGCGGTGGCGCGGCTTCCAGCATGGCTAGCGGCACATCCGCTGAGGATCTCGACTTTGCATCAGTACAACGCTCGAACCCGGAGATGCAGCGTCGCTGCCAGGAGGTAATCGACGTCTGTTGGGCACGGGGCGATGCCAATCCTATTCTGTTTATCCATGATGTGGGGGCGGGCGGACTCTCCAATGCCTTGCCGGAGTTGGTTCACGATGCGGCGCTGGGCGGACGTTTCGAGCTGCGTACAGTACCCAATGATGATCCCGGGATGTCACCGATGGAGATCTGGTGCAACGAGTCCCAGGAACGCTATGTGATGGCCATCGATACGGGCAAGCTGGATGAGTTCAAGGCGATCTGTGAACGGGAACGCTGCCCCTATGCCGTCGTCGGTGAGGCGATGGATGAGGAACACCTGGTCCTGGGGGATGCCCATTTCGACAATAATCCCATCGATATCCCGATGAGCCTGCTGTTCGGCAAACCACCCCGTATGCTGCGGGATGTGCGCAGCAAGACCTTTAAGAAACAGGAGCTCGATTTCGCTGCTGTCAACATCAGACAGGCGGCACTGCGGGTGCTGCGCCTGCCCACTGTGGCCAACAAGACCTTTCTGATCACTATCGGGGATCGCTCAGTGACCGGCATGGTGAGTCGAGATCAAATGGTGGGGCCCTGGCAGGTACCGGTTGCCGACCTGGCGGTGACCACCTCCGGGCTTATGGGCTATACCGGTGAGGCCATGGCTATGGGAGAGCGGACCCCGCTGGCGCTACTGGATGCCCCCGCATCCGGGCGCATGGCGATCGGCGAGGCGATTACCAACATCGCGGCGGCGAGTATCGAGAAACTGTCGGATATCAAGCTCTCTGCCAACTGGATGGCGCCGGCGGGACACCCCGGTGAGGATGTGAAGCTGTATGAGACTGTGAAAGCGGTGGGTATGGAGCTATGTCCCGCGTTGGGTATCGCGATCCCTGTGGGCAAGGACTCCATGTCGATGAAGACCGTGTGGCAGGCAGGTGATGAGGCACTTGCCGTGACTGCGCCACTCTCCCTGATCGTGTCTGCCTTTGCGCCGGTAAAGGATGTCAGGTTGACCCAAACACCGATGTTGCGGAATGATGCCGAAGATTCCGATCTGATTCTGATCGATCTGGGGAAGGGGAAGAACCGCTTGGGTGCAACCGCACTGGCCCAGGTCTATCAACAAATTGGTCACCACGGTGCCGACCTGGAAGATCCCGAGGCACTGGGACGCTTCTTTGCACTGGTCCAGGAGCTCAACCAAAGCAATCTTCTATTGGCCTACCATGATCGTTCGGACGGCGGACTTTTCACCACCATCTGTGAAATGGCCTTCGCGGGCCGATGCGGTGTGAGCGTGGAGATCGATGACCTTGGGGACGACGACCTCGCCATACTCTTCAACGAGGAGTTGGGGGCGGTGATCCAAGTGCGTCACCTGGATACAGATGAAGTATTGAAGATGCTGAACGATGCAGGATTGGGACGATGCAGTCACGTTATCGGAACCCTCAACAGTGATGACCGGATCGAGTTCAAACGGGCCGGGAAAGAGGTGCTGAGTGCCACCCGGGTTGAATTACAACAGGCCTGGTCGGAGACGACACGTCAGATGCAGGCGTTGCGTGACAATCCTGCCTGTGCCCAGGAGGAGTATGACCGGGTCGCTGCGGCGGATCCGGGTATCCAGGTAACATTGAGCTTTGATCCCGATGAGGATATCACCACACCCATGATCGCGACCGGGGTGAGACCACCCATGGCGATCTTGCGGGAACAGGGGGTCAACGGTCAGCTTGAAATGGCAGCGGCCTTCCATCGCGCCGGATTCGAATGTGTGGATGTGCATATGTCGGATATCATCGAGGGGCGCATCAGTCTGAGCCGTTTTAGAGGCTTGGTGGCCTGTGGTGGATTCTCCTATGGGGATGTATTGGGTGCGGGAGAGGGTTGGGCAAAGTCCGCCCTGTTCAACAGCCGTGCACGGGATGAGTTCGAGGCCTTTTTCAAGCGCCAGGATAGCTTCGCCCTAGGCGTCTGCAATGGCTGTCAGATGCTATCCAATCTGCATCAACTGATTCCGGGTGCCGATCACTGGCCCCACTTCGTTCGCAACCGTTCAGAACAGTTTGAGGCGCGACTCGTCACTGTCGAGGTCTGTGAATCACCATCGATTTTGCTGAATGGCATGAGCGGTTCGAGACTGCCCATCGTAGTGGCCCATGCTGAGGGCCGCGCCGAGTTCAATGATCAGCAGCATCTGCAGGGTGCCGATGAGCTGACGGTGTTGCGATATCTGGAAAATAACGGTGAATTGGCGAGTCGCTATCCGGCCAATCCAAACGGCTCTCCTGACGCTATTGCGGGTCTCTGCAACAGGGATGGTCGGGTGACGATAATGATGCCCCATCCGGAGCGCGTCACCCGAACGGTTCAACACTCCTGGCATCCGGATGATTGGGATGAGGATGCCCCCTGGATGCGACTGTTCCGCAATGCCCGCGTCTGGGTGGATTGA
- the malQ gene encoding 4-alpha-glucanotransferase, whose translation MDSAAEEAYRAVHQILTRRRAGILLHITSLPGQGEVGDLGSDAYRFVDYLVSTGMSVWQILPIGPTMHDNSPYQSSSVYAGNPRLISLDLPLQKGWLEAMPESEATLADGVKGYAIKLAWEGFKERADEGDRDALQRFIAEQKHWLEDYALFQALRQEEGGCWWEWHTPMRDREPQAIAEARARFTEVIDVIRFEQFLFFTEWMNLKHYANERGVLLFGDVPIFVAHDSAEVWAHRQFFDLLADGHPRVVAGVPPDYFSDTGQRWGNPLYCWERLEAEDFSFWIERLRAQSTLFDFLRIDHFRGFEAFWEIPAEEQTAVNGKWIEAPGEKLFEHLYRALPSLELVAEDLGVITPEVEALRKTYHLPGMKILQFAFSGGAENPYLPFHHTRDSVVYTGTHDNDTTLGWYKGLDDGTREFVDDYLGKPREAMPWPMIRAALASRANLAILPFQDVLGLDSAHRMNTPGTTEGNWNWRFEWEQIKHGTDKRLLRSIKMYGR comes from the coding sequence ATGGATAGTGCCGCCGAGGAAGCTTATCGGGCAGTCCATCAGATTTTGACCCGTCGCCGGGCAGGCATCCTGTTACATATCACATCCCTTCCCGGTCAGGGTGAAGTCGGGGATCTGGGTAGTGATGCCTACCGTTTTGTTGATTACCTGGTCTCTACAGGCATGAGTGTGTGGCAGATTCTGCCAATCGGCCCCACCATGCACGACAATTCGCCCTATCAGAGCAGTTCTGTCTATGCCGGTAATCCCCGCCTGATCAGCCTGGATCTGCCGCTGCAAAAGGGATGGCTTGAAGCGATGCCGGAGAGCGAAGCCACACTCGCCGACGGGGTAAAAGGTTATGCCATAAAATTGGCCTGGGAGGGTTTCAAGGAGCGTGCCGATGAGGGTGACAGGGATGCATTGCAACGTTTCATAGCAGAGCAGAAGCATTGGCTTGAGGATTATGCCCTGTTCCAGGCGTTACGCCAGGAAGAGGGTGGCTGTTGGTGGGAGTGGCATACCCCCATGAGAGATAGGGAGCCACAGGCGATCGCCGAGGCGAGGGCACGCTTCACTGAAGTCATCGATGTTATCCGGTTTGAGCAATTTCTGTTTTTTACAGAGTGGATGAATCTCAAACACTATGCCAATGAGCGTGGGGTGCTGTTGTTTGGTGATGTTCCCATCTTCGTGGCCCATGACAGTGCTGAGGTGTGGGCCCATCGTCAGTTTTTCGATCTGCTGGCGGATGGTCATCCGAGGGTGGTGGCCGGGGTGCCTCCAGACTATTTTTCCGACACCGGTCAACGCTGGGGTAATCCCCTCTATTGTTGGGAAAGGCTGGAAGCGGAAGACTTTTCATTCTGGATAGAGCGCCTCAGGGCTCAATCAACCCTGTTCGATTTTCTGCGCATCGATCATTTTCGTGGATTTGAAGCCTTTTGGGAGATACCGGCTGAGGAACAGACGGCGGTGAATGGTAAATGGATTGAGGCGCCGGGTGAAAAACTGTTTGAACATCTCTATCGGGCGCTGCCGAGTTTAGAGCTGGTGGCAGAGGATCTGGGTGTTATCACACCGGAGGTGGAGGCGCTGCGTAAGACCTACCACCTGCCAGGCATGAAGATCCTGCAGTTTGCTTTCTCCGGGGGGGCGGAGAATCCCTATCTGCCTTTCCATCACACCCGGGATTCGGTGGTCTATACCGGCACCCATGATAATGACACCACCCTAGGCTGGTACAAGGGGCTTGATGATGGAACCCGTGAATTTGTCGATGATTATTTAGGCAAGCCCCGTGAGGCCATGCCATGGCCGATGATCCGTGCAGCTTTGGCTTCCAGGGCGAATCTGGCGATTCTCCCTTTCCAGGATGTGTTGGGCCTGGACAGTGCTCACCGGATGAACACACCGGGAACAACTGAGGGGAATTGGAATTGGCGATTCGAATGGGAACAGATAAAGCATGGTACGGATAAACGCCTGTTACGCTCTATTAAAATGTATGGCAGGTAG
- a CDS encoding XrtA system polysaccharide chain length determinant, translating into MNEIILQIKNYIRSAWRFRWPAVMLAWVVALIGWASIFVMPDKYESEAKVYVDTESVLRPLLEGLAVQNDMKQRLHLMTRTLLSHENLQKLILQTDLDHLATNRQEREQLISRLRNTIVVDVNRRTIPGTRGETENFYTIRYTYKDRFMAQKVVKVLLDIFVESALGDTRIESDAAQKFLTQQIREYEARLTEAENKLTEFKRQNVDTLPREGGGIFQRLETTKTGLEDIQLELKEARIRRDELKRQYSRTLAEEERRRASMGVSANADSPTAQRLLAMQTRLDELLLRYTEQHPNVQEIKQTIADLKKQAEDSPPVVMSTTTSSNNVSSALEQLKLAYRESEVELRTVRLRHDEYQARVNELKEKLDTMPKVEAELTRLNRDYSINKENYQELVQRLESAKMSEQADEAGDNLKFRIVEPPSVPILPIGPKRLLLTALALFMALAIGGGLAFLLSLLKPVYFDMRTLRTELEFPVLGQVTRVMTDDVKMKRRLEISGFVSVVVLLILLFIGIVLIHVMGMREDIILLIKQSGILSLFRNGS; encoded by the coding sequence ATGAACGAAATTATTTTACAGATCAAGAACTACATTCGATCGGCCTGGCGGTTTAGATGGCCGGCGGTAATGCTCGCCTGGGTTGTTGCCTTGATTGGCTGGGCTTCAATATTTGTCATGCCTGACAAATATGAATCAGAAGCGAAAGTGTATGTGGACACAGAGAGTGTGCTAAGACCTCTACTCGAGGGATTGGCTGTGCAGAACGACATGAAACAGAGACTGCACCTGATGACAAGGACTCTGCTCAGTCATGAAAATCTGCAAAAATTGATCCTCCAAACTGACCTCGACCATCTGGCTACTAATCGACAAGAGCGTGAGCAACTGATTAGTAGGCTCCGCAATACAATTGTTGTCGATGTTAATCGAAGAACCATTCCAGGTACCCGCGGCGAGACAGAAAATTTCTATACCATCAGATATACTTATAAAGACCGTTTTATGGCACAAAAGGTGGTAAAGGTGTTGTTAGACATCTTTGTCGAGAGTGCTTTGGGTGATACTCGCATCGAGTCGGATGCGGCACAAAAGTTTCTGACACAGCAGATTCGAGAGTATGAGGCCAGGCTTACAGAGGCAGAGAATAAACTAACTGAGTTCAAGCGGCAGAATGTTGATACATTGCCTCGCGAAGGGGGTGGCATTTTCCAGCGGCTTGAAACAACGAAGACAGGGCTTGAGGATATTCAGCTAGAACTCAAAGAGGCCCGGATTCGTCGTGATGAGCTTAAGCGACAATATTCCAGGACGCTTGCGGAAGAGGAGAGGAGAAGGGCCAGTATGGGGGTATCCGCGAATGCGGATTCGCCTACCGCACAGCGCTTACTCGCGATGCAGACCCGCCTGGATGAACTGCTCCTTCGGTATACCGAACAACATCCAAATGTTCAAGAGATCAAGCAGACCATTGCGGATTTGAAAAAACAGGCAGAAGATTCACCACCTGTTGTAATGAGCACGACAACTTCATCAAACAACGTATCCTCGGCGTTGGAGCAATTGAAGCTCGCGTATCGTGAATCGGAGGTCGAATTAAGGACGGTTCGGTTACGTCATGATGAATATCAAGCCCGGGTCAATGAGCTTAAAGAAAAATTGGATACCATGCCTAAGGTTGAAGCAGAATTGACCCGCTTAAATCGTGACTACAGTATCAATAAGGAGAATTATCAGGAACTGGTACAGCGATTGGAATCGGCGAAGATGTCGGAACAGGCTGATGAGGCCGGTGACAATCTCAAATTCAGAATCGTCGAGCCGCCGAGTGTGCCAATACTACCCATTGGTCCAAAGCGTCTCCTGTTGACCGCCCTTGCACTGTTCATGGCACTCGCCATAGGCGGGGGCCTGGCATTTTTACTGTCCCTTTTGAAACCAGTCTATTTTGACATGCGCACACTCAGGACCGAGTTGGAATTTCCTGTGCTGGGTCAGGTCACACGCGTCATGACGGATGATGTGAAGATGAAGCGGCGCCTTGAAATCAGTGGCTTCGTATCCGTCGTAGTACTACTGATTTTACTCTTTATCGGCATTGTGCTTATCCACGTAATGGGGATGAGGGAAGACATTATTCTGCTGATCAAACAATCGGGTATCCTCTCTCTATTCCGCAATGGTTCTTAA
- a CDS encoding single-stranded DNA-binding protein, translating to MSNILIAISLIILLVLGVAALFLAGKSHKSSSADDPTKDD from the coding sequence ATGAGTAATATCCTGATTGCCATTTCACTGATCATACTGCTGGTACTGGGTGTGGCTGCGCTCTTTCTCGCAGGCAAAAGCCACAAATCATCATCCGCAGACGATCCAACAAAAGATGACTAA